The following is a genomic window from Hymenobacter sp. APR13.
CGAACCGCTACTCTCGATGACATGGTCTTCGAGGGGCGCAACAAGGCGTACGGCGCCTTCCTGCTCCGGCGCCTCTACAACCAACACTTGGCCCGGGCTTCCGCCACGGCCATTGTGCTGAGCTTGCTCTTCATCAGCTCACCGCTGGCATTCCGCTACCTGTTTCCGCCGATCCTAATCAACCCTATCGTTGAGCTTCCACCTACAATTGTCGCGCCTATAGATCCGCCTGTATTTGAACAGCGCGAGGTGGAACCTGTCAAACAAATAGCCGTAACGGTCAGGCCTCCGCAGGCTACTACGCCTACCAAGGTGGTGAAGGACGAGCTGGCAAAGCCGGAAATCGCCAAGCCCGAGATTAAGGAAGTTGGCCCGGTGGTGGATGAGGTAGGCCCGACTGGTCCGGTAGCCATTGCTGGATCCGAAACCGGCAGCCTCATTGGCAGCCCTACCGGCACCAAGGACTCCGGCTCGACCAAGACGACGGGCCCGCCCAAGCCATTTATCACGGCGGAGGTGATGCCGCAGTTTGTAGGCGGCCAGGAAGCCCTGATGCGCTACATGCAGAAAAACCTGCGCTACCCGCCCCAGGCCCTGCGCAACAACGTGGATGGCCGGGTCTTCATCTCCTTCACAGTGCTGGCCAGCGGCGACATTGCCGACGTGCAGGTGCTGAAAGGCCTGGGCTACGGCACCGACGAGGAGGCCACCCGCGTGGTGAAGAATATGCCGGCCTGGGTGCCGGGCCAGCAGAACAACCGCTCGGTAGCGGTGCGCTACACGCTACCGATTACCTTCCGCTACGAATAGCAGCAGGCAATATTCGCGGGCGCTAATTATCAATCAGTTACGCTGAATTGATTTTTAGAAAGTCAAAAATCAGCCGGTTTACGTTAAACCGGCTGATTTTTGACTTTTTTTGTGGCAATAACCCGGCGCGTCTTTCGTTTAGGCGAACCAGTGCCGGAAAAAAAAATGTTATAGAAGCGTCCGGCATTTCCACCGGGCTGGCAAGCATGACCAACCGACCCACCACCGAAGAACGACTCAACCAGACGGCGCCCAAGCTGCTGCTGCGGTACTTCCTGCTGCTGATGACCATCATCTACATCGGGCTGGGCATTTGCCTCTGGGTGGCACCTATTGCGCTCAATCTGACGCCCACCGTTCGGCGGATTCTGGGCGGCGTATTCGTGCTGTATGGAATCATTAGATTTGTCCGCATCTACCGGGAACATTTTCAGCCTTCCAAGCATGACCGTACCATTCGTTAATCTGCAGCGCCTGGGCCTGCCGCTGGCTGTAGGAGCCTTGCTGCTGACCGGCTGCAACCAGAATCCCAACGCCAACACGGGCCCGAACGACGATACGGCCACCAGCGGCCGCATCCAGATCAGCGTGGACGAGACCTTCGCCCCCATCGTGAAGTCGCAGGTTGATACCTTTCAGAAGCTCTACACCTACGCCCACATCGACGCGGCCTATAAGGCCGAGGACTACGTAGCCAACGACCTGCTCACAGGCAAAGTGCGGGCGGTGGTACTTTCGCGGCCCCTGACCACCAAGGAGCAGGCAGATCTGGAGAAGCAGAAGCTTTTTCCGCGCACCACTAAGATTGCCACCGATGGCTTGGCTATCATTCTGCACCCGTCTAACCCTGATTCTTTGCTGACGATGGCCCAGCTTAAGGCTATCTTCACGGGGCAGACCAGCAGCTGGAAGCAGATCAGCGGCAAGAGCAAGCTCGACCAGATCAACGTGGTGTTTGATGCCAACCGCTCCAGCACCACCCGCTACGTGCAGGACTCCATTACGCAGGGTGCGGCCCTCACTAAGCAGGTATTCGCCGCAAAATCGAACCCAGCGCTGCTTGATTACGTTGCTACTCATCCAAACGCTATTGGCATTGTAGGTGCCAACTGGATCAGTGACCGGGACGACGCGGCGGTGCAGCGGTTTTTGAAGCAGGTACGGGTAGCAGGCATCAGCCGCTCAGCCAGCCCTAAATCTGAAGAAGACTACCTGCAGCCGTATCAGGCATATCTGGCCCTGAAAACCTACCCGCTCCGGCGTGAAGTATATATCATCAGCCGCGAAGGCAGGGCCGGACTTGGCACCGGTTTTGCATCCTTTGCAGCAGGTACCAAAGGGCAGTTGATCGTGCTCAAGTCAGGCATGATGCCGGCCACCGGACAGACCCGCATTGTCACGATCAAGAAGTAATCTGCCTCTTCCTTCCACAGAAACACACCTTTTTTCACCAACCCTATGCTCATGAACTTCAAGCCCTGGAATCTTTCGTTCCTCGTTGCCTTGTCAGTTTCCGGCTCTGCCGCCTTTGCTCAGACTCCTCAGAAATCCATCGAACTGGAGCGTTATAGCGAAGCCCGGGCCTCCTTGTTGCGTCAGGGCCAATCGGCCGAATCTTCGTTCGAGCTGGGCCGCCTGTATCAGATGCGCGACATGCCTGACTCGGCTGCTTATTATTTCAACCGCATCAGCCTCGACCCCAAGAACCCCATGACCATGGTGGCTGCTGGCCGTGCCGCACTGGCGCAGGGTAAAGCCGCTGAAGCACAGGTGCAGTTTGACAATGCGGTGAAAGCCAGCAAAGGCAAAGATGCCAAGGTGTACACGATGATTGCGCAGGCTTACGGCGAGTCGGATCTAAATGACGCGTCGAAAGGCCTGACCTATGTTGATGCAGCGCACAAGCTTAACAAAAACAAAGACGACGCGGCCCTGATGATTGCCCGTGGCGACATCTACGCCAAGTCGGAAAGCGGTGGCGGCGAAGCCATGAACAGCTACGAGCGTGCCCTGCTGGCCGACCCGAAAAGCGCTCAGGCCAGCTACCGCAAAGGCGAGCTGAACGTACGTTCGCGCAACTACAACGATGCCCGGACGGCTTTCGAACAGGCCATCAGCATCGATGCTAACTATGCTCCTGCCTACAACGCGCTGGCTGAAACCTATTTCTACGCCGGTAAGTACGACGACGCTCTTTCGACCTTCCAGAAGTATCAGGGAGTAGCCGAGAAGTCGCCGGGCACCGACGCGAAGTATGCTTCGTTCCTGTTCCTGACCAAGAAGTACCCTGAGGCGCTGGTGGAAGTGGACAAGGTATTGGCCCGCGACCCGCAGAACGTGACCATGAACCGTCTGAAGGCTTACTCGCTGTTTGAAACCGGCAAGAACGCCGAGGCGCTGACGGCTATGGAAACCTACATGAAGGTACAGCCTGCCGACAAGCTCATCACCGAAGACTACGTGTACTACGGCAAGATGCTCTCGAAAGCCGGCCGTTCCGACGAAGGCACGGCGGCCATTCAGAAAGCCATTGCCGCTGACCCCAAGAAGGCTGCTGAGTTGCAGAATGAGCTGGCTGCCAGCTACATGCTCGCCAAAAACTACCCTGCTGCCATCAAGGCTTACCAGGCCAAGATGAAAGCAGACGGCACGCCTGAGCTGACCGACCAGATCCGTCTGGCCGTGGCCTACGGTGGCAACAAGCAGTACGACAAGGCCGACAGCCTCTACAACGCTGTACTGGTGGCTCGCCCAACCTACGTGCCCGGCTACCTGATGCGCGCCAAAGCCAACTACTATATGGACCCCGAGTCCAAGCAGGGTTTGGCCAAGCCGCACTACGAGAAGTACATTGAAATGGCCAAGACCGACCCGACCAAGTACAAGGACGGTCTGGTAGAAGCCAACAGCTACCTCGGCTACTACTACTATCAGAAAGGCGACAAAGCGGCTGCCGCTCCTTACTATAAGGAAGTGCTGGTGCTCGACCCTGCCAACGAGAATGCCAATTCGGTAATCAAGTCTATGCAGGCTCCCGCCAAGGCTCCGGCCAAGGCGGCTCCTAAGAAGAAGTAGTACTTCGCTCCGCATAGAAAAGGCCCGCTACGTAGGTAGCGGGCCTTTTTTTATTGCCTGACATGAGCTGACAAGCGCTATTTCTCGAAGCCGGCCCAATGCTCCAGCAACGCCGTGAAATCGGCTGGCAGCTCGGCCTCGAACTGCATCTGCTCGCCCGTAACCGGGTGCACGAAGCCCAGGGACTTGGCGTGCAATGCCTGGCGCGGCATTAGCTCAAACGCCTTTTCCACGAAGGCCTTGTAGGCCCCGGTGCGCTGCCCGTAGAGCACTTTGGTGCCGCCGTACGTGGCATCCGAGAACAGCGAGTGGCCAATGTGCTTCATGTGCACCCGAATCTGGTGGGTGCGGCCGGTTTCGAGGTTGCACTGCACCAGGGCCACGTGGCCGAAGGTCTGGAGCACCTTGTAGTGCGTTACGGCGTGCTTGCCGTGCTCATCGCCGAGCGGAAATACGGTCTGCACCTTGCGGTCTTTCAGGCTGCGCCCGATGTTGGTGCTGATGGTACCTTCCGTTTCTTTCGGAATACCCCACACCAAAGCCAGATAAGTGCGCTCGATGGTGTGGTGGAAGAACTGCTGCGAAAGGTGCGTCATGGCCCACTCCGTCTTGCCGATGACCAGCAGGCCCGACGTGTCCTTGTCGATGCGGTGGATCAGGCCGGGGCGGATGTCGCCGTTGCGGCCGGTGGGCAGGTTATTGAGGTGATACGACAGCCCGTTTACCAACGTACCGCACCAGTGCCCAAACGCCGGGTGCACCACCATGCCCGCCGGCTTGTTCACCATCAGCAACGACTCGTCTTCGTAACGGATGTCCAGATCCATTTCCTCGGGCTGCACGCCCACTTCGCGCGGGGGCTCGGGTAGCGTGATGGTAATCACGTCGCCGGGCTTCACGCGGTAGTTGGACTTCACGGCCCGCTCGTTCACCTGCACCGCCTCGGCCTTGATGGCGTTCTGGATTTTGGTGCGGGAAGCATTCTGCAGGCGGTTGAGCAGAAACTTGTCCAGCCGGATCAGCTCCTGCCGCTTATCGGCGTGGATGCGGTGGTGCTCGTACAATTCGTCTTCGCCCTCTTCGGCTACGTCGTCCTCCCCTTCTTCTTCGGGAGCGGACAGCAGCGGCAAGGGAGTTACGAAATCGTCGTCGGTTGCGTCGGGGGTAGTCATAAGGTGCGGGAAGGGCCTGTAGCCCCTCTATAAACAACGAAGCCGGAGCACAGCGGCTCCGGCTTCGTTGCTAGACAGATAAGGCAGTAACGGCCTTATTTCTTCGTTTTGGTTTTCGTCTTGGAAGCAGCCGGCGTGGCCGGAGCGGCGGCCGGGGCCGCAGCTTTAGGAGCAGCCGGGGCAGCGCCGGGCGTTACGCCCATTTTCTTCAGCACCAGATCCGAAATATCGCCTTCCTTCGGGCCGTGCAGCAGCACCGGGCTGGCACCGTCCGAGTTCAGCACGTAAGTGTAGCCGTTTTCTTCGGCCACTACGTCAATGGTCTTCTGGAGCTTGTCGAGGGCGGGCTTCAGCAGGGTCTGCTGCTTCTGCTGCAGGCTCTGGTCGGCGCTGCGCTGAAACTCCTGGATGGACTGCTGCAGGTTGGTCAGCTCCTTCTCCTTGTCGGCGCGCACGGCTTCGGCCATAGCCGCGCCACCTTTCTGGTAGGCTTCGGCTTTGGTCTGGTACTCCTGGTATTTGCTTTTCAGCTGGTTTTCGAGCTGGGTGCTGAAGGCTTTCAGGTCCGACTCGATCTGGCGGCTCTCGGGCATCTGGCTCAGCACGTACTCCACGCTGGTATAACCGATTTTCAGCGGGCCGCTGGTGGCTGCCGTGGTGGCAGGCGCCTGCGCCAGGGCAGCGCTGGCCGAAGTGAAAGTAAGGGCGGCCGCAGCCAACGCAACGCGGAATAGGTTCATGGTGGTCATCAAAAGAGAAACGTCTGAGGTTGTTTGAAGTACAAAGTTAGTTTTTTCGGCCGGCCGGACGCGCCGGGCGGGTAGCGGGCTTGGCGGCCGGCTTCTCGGTGTCGGCTTCGGCCTCGTCGCCGGCAGGCGTCTGCGGCGTGGCTACCGTTTTCACGGCGCCCCGCTGCGGCGTCTGGTTCCGGTCTTCACTAGCCAAACCCAATTCCTCCAGTACAAATTCCGTGTAGTCGTGCACGGGGTTGGTGTAGAGCATGGTCAGGTCGCCGGACTTGTCGAACACAATGGCCAGCTGCTTTTTCTTGGCCACTTTCTCAATGGCCTCAAACACCTGGTCCTGCACCGGCTTGGTCAATTCCTGCCGCTTCTTGAACAGCTGGCCTTCATAGCCGAAGATGCGGTTCTGGTAGGTTTTGATGTCCTGCTCTTTCTTCAGAATCTCGTCCTGCCGCTTTTTCTTCATCGGCTCGGTCAGCAGCACTTCCTCGGCCTGGTAGGTGCGGTAGAGCTTGTCGAGGTCTTTCTTCTGGGCCTCGATTTCCTTCTGCCAGTTGCCCGACAGCGTGTTGATTTCAGTCTGAGCCTGCGCGTAGGCCGGCATCTTGCCCATAATAAACTCGGAATCGACGTAGCCGAATTTCTGAGCGGAAACCGTGGTGCCGGTGGCACACAGCAGCACCAGCGTAGCAGCCAGCGCGGAGAGCAGCTTTTTCATACCTAACGAATCGAATGACTGGCCAGCTCCCGCCCGTATTAGCGGATCTGCTGGCCGATGATGAAGTGGAATTGGTTGCGGTCCTGCGCCGCCTGCGTCCCGCTCGTACGCGGAATCAGGTCGAACGCCCGGCCGTAGTCGAAGCCCAGCAAACCAAATGCCGACATGAAGATTCGGGCGCCAAAACCAGCCGAACGATACAATTTATAAGGATTGTAATCCGTGTAGCTGTTGAAGGAGTTACCGGCTTCCGCGAAACTCAGGATGTATACCGTGGCCGCGGGGTTCAGGGACACCGGATAACGCATCTCCATCACAAACTTATTGTACACCACGCCGCCGTTATCGTTCTGGCGGGCCGTTGGAATGGCGTTGGGGTCCTGTGGGTCGGCGTATCCACGCAGACCAATGTATTCGGTACCCACCAAGAAGTTGCTGCTGCCACCGGCCGCCAGACCCGAACCGCCCAGTTTGAAGCGCTCAAACGGCCCAATTGCCCGGGAGCTGTTGTAGGTGCCAATGAAGCCGAAGTGGGCGCGGGTGTTGAGTACCAGCTTGCCTACGATGGGCGTAAACCACGAAGCATCCAGCATCCATTTGTGGAATTCCACCCACTCGTTCACGTTCGGGTGCGAGCCTTTGAACACCGAATACGGTGGCGTCAGGTTCACACTCAGCGCTAAGGACGAGCCCCGACGCGTATAGGTTGGGTTGTCGATGCTGTTGCGCGACAGGGTGGTATTGAGCGTGATGTTGTTCGCCGTGCCAT
Proteins encoded in this region:
- a CDS encoding OmpH family outer membrane protein; the protein is MKKLLSALAATLVLLCATGTTVSAQKFGYVDSEFIMGKMPAYAQAQTEINTLSGNWQKEIEAQKKDLDKLYRTYQAEEVLLTEPMKKKRQDEILKKEQDIKTYQNRIFGYEGQLFKKRQELTKPVQDQVFEAIEKVAKKKQLAIVFDKSGDLTMLYTNPVHDYTEFVLEELGLASEDRNQTPQRGAVKTVATPQTPAGDEAEADTEKPAAKPATRPARPAGRKN
- a CDS encoding RluA family pseudouridine synthase, which codes for MTTPDATDDDFVTPLPLLSAPEEEGEDDVAEEGEDELYEHHRIHADKRQELIRLDKFLLNRLQNASRTKIQNAIKAEAVQVNERAVKSNYRVKPGDVITITLPEPPREVGVQPEEMDLDIRYEDESLLMVNKPAGMVVHPAFGHWCGTLVNGLSYHLNNLPTGRNGDIRPGLIHRIDKDTSGLLVIGKTEWAMTHLSQQFFHHTIERTYLALVWGIPKETEGTISTNIGRSLKDRKVQTVFPLGDEHGKHAVTHYKVLQTFGHVALVQCNLETGRTHQIRVHMKHIGHSLFSDATYGGTKVLYGQRTGAYKAFVEKAFELMPRQALHAKSLGFVHPVTGEQMQFEAELPADFTALLEHWAGFEK
- a CDS encoding PstS family phosphate ABC transporter substrate-binding protein, translated to MTVPFVNLQRLGLPLAVGALLLTGCNQNPNANTGPNDDTATSGRIQISVDETFAPIVKSQVDTFQKLYTYAHIDAAYKAEDYVANDLLTGKVRAVVLSRPLTTKEQADLEKQKLFPRTTKIATDGLAIILHPSNPDSLLTMAQLKAIFTGQTSSWKQISGKSKLDQINVVFDANRSSTTRYVQDSITQGAALTKQVFAAKSNPALLDYVATHPNAIGIVGANWISDRDDAAVQRFLKQVRVAGISRSASPKSEEDYLQPYQAYLALKTYPLRREVYIISREGRAGLGTGFASFAAGTKGQLIVLKSGMMPATGQTRIVTIKK
- a CDS encoding energy transducer TonB, which codes for MTNSTLDLRTATLDDMVFEGRNKAYGAFLLRRLYNQHLARASATAIVLSLLFISSPLAFRYLFPPILINPIVELPPTIVAPIDPPVFEQREVEPVKQIAVTVRPPQATTPTKVVKDELAKPEIAKPEIKEVGPVVDEVGPTGPVAIAGSETGSLIGSPTGTKDSGSTKTTGPPKPFITAEVMPQFVGGQEALMRYMQKNLRYPPQALRNNVDGRVFISFTVLASGDIADVQVLKGLGYGTDEEATRVVKNMPAWVPGQQNNRSVAVRYTLPITFRYE
- a CDS encoding OmpH family outer membrane protein — its product is MNLFRVALAAAALTFTSASAALAQAPATTAATSGPLKIGYTSVEYVLSQMPESRQIESDLKAFSTQLENQLKSKYQEYQTKAEAYQKGGAAMAEAVRADKEKELTNLQQSIQEFQRSADQSLQQKQQTLLKPALDKLQKTIDVVAEENGYTYVLNSDGASPVLLHGPKEGDISDLVLKKMGVTPGAAPAAPKAAAPAAAPATPAASKTKTKTKK
- a CDS encoding tetratricopeptide repeat protein, whose amino-acid sequence is MNFKPWNLSFLVALSVSGSAAFAQTPQKSIELERYSEARASLLRQGQSAESSFELGRLYQMRDMPDSAAYYFNRISLDPKNPMTMVAAGRAALAQGKAAEAQVQFDNAVKASKGKDAKVYTMIAQAYGESDLNDASKGLTYVDAAHKLNKNKDDAALMIARGDIYAKSESGGGEAMNSYERALLADPKSAQASYRKGELNVRSRNYNDARTAFEQAISIDANYAPAYNALAETYFYAGKYDDALSTFQKYQGVAEKSPGTDAKYASFLFLTKKYPEALVEVDKVLARDPQNVTMNRLKAYSLFETGKNAEALTAMETYMKVQPADKLITEDYVYYGKMLSKAGRSDEGTAAIQKAIAADPKKAAELQNELAASYMLAKNYPAAIKAYQAKMKADGTPELTDQIRLAVAYGGNKQYDKADSLYNAVLVARPTYVPGYLMRAKANYYMDPESKQGLAKPHYEKYIEMAKTDPTKYKDGLVEANSYLGYYYYQKGDKAAAAPYYKEVLVLDPANENANSVIKSMQAPAKAPAKAAPKKK